In Amycolatopsis jiangsuensis, the following proteins share a genomic window:
- a CDS encoding organic hydroperoxide resistance protein produces MADAIYTAAATARGEGRNGEVTSSDGVIDESLAIPKEMGGPGGDKTNPEQLFAAGYSACFLSALQAVAREAKVQLPAATVTGEVSVYKKDPGFQLGVRLTVSLPGLDQGQADQLVEQAHQVCPYSNATRGNIEVALSTTV; encoded by the coding sequence ATGGCTGACGCGATCTACACCGCAGCGGCGACCGCACGCGGCGAGGGCCGCAACGGCGAGGTGACCTCGTCCGACGGGGTCATCGACGAATCGCTGGCGATCCCGAAGGAGATGGGTGGTCCCGGCGGGGACAAGACCAACCCGGAACAGCTGTTCGCCGCGGGCTACTCGGCCTGTTTCCTCAGCGCCCTGCAGGCCGTCGCGCGCGAGGCGAAGGTGCAGCTGCCGGCGGCCACGGTGACCGGCGAGGTCAGCGTCTACAAGAAGGACCCCGGCTTCCAGCTCGGAGTCCGGCTCACCGTCTCGCTGCCCGGCCTCGACCAGGGCCAGGCGGACCAGCTCGTGGAGCAGGCCCACCAGGTCTGCCCGTATTCGAACGCGACCCGCGGCAATATCGAGGTGGCGCTCAGCACCACCGTCTGA
- a CDS encoding Dps family protein — translation MAHSPIKSPLAESDKEITGNALQATLVDLVDLSLIAKQAHWNVVGANFRSAHLQLDELVATARQYTDAVAERANAIGISPNGKAKTVVESSGIPEYPDNWQSVESTITGVVAALEALIERLRKRIDETDKSDLVTQDLLIEITQELEKAHWMWQAQQA, via the coding sequence ATGGCCCACTCTCCGATCAAGAGCCCGTTGGCGGAATCCGACAAGGAGATCACCGGCAACGCCCTGCAGGCGACCCTGGTGGATCTGGTCGACCTGTCGCTGATCGCCAAGCAGGCGCACTGGAACGTGGTCGGCGCCAACTTCCGCAGCGCGCACCTGCAGCTCGACGAGCTGGTGGCGACCGCCCGGCAGTACACCGACGCGGTGGCCGAGCGGGCGAACGCGATCGGCATCTCGCCCAACGGCAAGGCGAAGACCGTCGTGGAGAGCTCCGGCATTCCGGAGTACCCGGACAACTGGCAGTCGGTGGAGTCCACCATCACCGGTGTCGTCGCCGCGCTGGAGGCCCTGATCGAGCGGCTGCGCAAGCGTATCGACGAGACCGACAAGAGCGATCTGGTGACGCAGGACCTGCTCATCGAGATCACCCAGGAGCTGGAGAAGGCGCACTGGATGTGGCAGGCCCAGCAGGCCTGA